In the Streptomyces sp. BHT-5-2 genome, one interval contains:
- a CDS encoding GntR family transcriptional regulator, producing the protein MEFPYGQDPGAPVRSGIPEHGRIPKYYAAKVDLAALLEELGEGEPLPAERELALRFEVSRETLRQALRELVLEGRLRRMGRGTVVAGPKMEQPLSLASYTEGVRRQGRRPGRHLVSLDRFAAPPVLARDLGLSAGDAVWHMERVLLADDERVGLESTYVAVSRVPDLAAGFEPDSSFYAYLRERLGIAFGDADERLETVLATPREALLIGTPGALPMLLIHRLSRDTEGRPLERVRSLYRGDRFSFTTHLGGGGARGRTEGP; encoded by the coding sequence GTGGAGTTCCCGTACGGCCAGGATCCTGGCGCACCCGTCCGGTCCGGCATTCCCGAGCACGGACGCATCCCCAAGTACTACGCGGCGAAGGTCGATCTCGCCGCCCTGCTGGAGGAGTTGGGCGAGGGCGAACCGCTGCCCGCCGAGCGCGAACTGGCCCTGCGCTTCGAGGTGTCCCGCGAGACGCTGCGCCAGGCGCTCCGGGAGCTGGTGCTGGAGGGGCGACTGCGCCGGATGGGGCGCGGCACGGTCGTCGCCGGGCCCAAGATGGAGCAGCCGCTCTCGCTCGCCAGCTACACCGAGGGCGTCCGCCGCCAGGGCCGCAGGCCCGGCCGGCACCTCGTCTCGCTGGACCGCTTCGCCGCTCCGCCGGTGCTCGCCCGCGATCTGGGGCTCTCCGCGGGCGACGCGGTGTGGCACATGGAGCGGGTGCTGCTCGCCGACGACGAGCGGGTCGGCCTGGAGAGCACCTATGTCGCGGTGTCCCGGGTCCCGGACCTGGCGGCCGGCTTCGAGCCGGACTCGTCCTTCTACGCCTACCTCCGCGAGCGGCTCGGCATCGCCTTCGGGGACGCGGACGAGCGCCTGGAGACGGTCCTGGCCACTCCGCGCGAGGCGCTGCTGATCGGCACGCCGGGCGCGCTGCCGATGCTCCTCATCCACCGGCTGTCCCGGGACACCGAGGGCCGTCCGCTGGAGCGGGTCCGCTCGCTCTACCGGGGCGACCGGTTCTCGTTCACCACGCATCTGGGCGGCGGTGGGGCGCGGGGGCGGACCGAGGGCCCGTAG
- a CDS encoding ROK family transcriptional regulator produces MSSNDSDHPDGGGERREGAPGASAAPGTPAPPGANLLALRGHNAALVLGLLRTAGEEGASRLELAERTGLTPQAVSKITARLRAGGLVAEAGRRASTGGKPRTVLRLVPGARHAVGVHLDRDEIICVLADLTGRPVAVRRAPLDFGAGAGPVLATVAREVAALRRAAGGPQVLGAGVACPGPLDHATGVLRQVTGAPRWDGFPLRDALAARLGLPVVLDKDTNAAALGLGRTPEEDGGSFAYLHLGTGLGAGLVLDGGLYRGPHTGAGEFGHQVVQLDGPRCGCGRRGCVEALCLAAVARGDLPAAARVLGVAAANLVELLDIDRVLLGGRTVLAHPEVFRDGVARVLADHAALRGRPGAASGGGPGAAAAIPVAPARGGSRAVADGAAELVLKGLFR; encoded by the coding sequence GTGAGCAGCAACGATTCCGATCACCCGGACGGCGGCGGCGAGCGGCGGGAGGGCGCGCCGGGGGCGTCGGCCGCCCCGGGGACCCCCGCCCCGCCCGGCGCCAACCTCCTTGCCCTGCGCGGGCACAACGCCGCCCTGGTGCTGGGGCTGCTGCGTACCGCGGGGGAGGAGGGCGCGAGCCGGCTGGAGCTGGCCGAGCGGACCGGGCTCACCCCGCAGGCGGTCAGCAAGATCACTGCACGGCTGCGCGCCGGCGGCCTGGTCGCCGAGGCCGGCCGCCGGGCCTCCACGGGCGGCAAGCCCCGTACCGTGCTGCGGCTCGTCCCCGGCGCCCGGCACGCCGTCGGCGTCCACCTCGACCGCGACGAGATCATCTGCGTCCTGGCCGACCTCACCGGCCGGCCGGTCGCCGTCCGCCGTGCGCCGCTGGACTTCGGCGCCGGTGCCGGGCCCGTCCTGGCCACCGTCGCCCGGGAGGTCGCGGCGCTGCGGCGGGCGGCGGGCGGACCGCAGGTGCTCGGCGCGGGCGTGGCCTGCCCGGGGCCCCTGGACCATGCGACCGGCGTCCTGCGCCAGGTCACCGGCGCCCCCCGGTGGGACGGCTTCCCGCTGCGGGACGCGCTCGCCGCCCGCCTCGGCCTGCCCGTCGTCCTCGACAAGGACACCAACGCGGCGGCCCTCGGCCTCGGTCGCACGCCCGAGGAGGACGGCGGCTCGTTCGCCTATCTCCACCTGGGGACGGGGCTCGGCGCCGGGCTCGTCCTCGACGGCGGCCTCTACCGCGGGCCGCACACCGGGGCGGGCGAGTTCGGCCACCAGGTGGTGCAGCTGGACGGGCCGCGGTGCGGCTGCGGGCGGCGCGGCTGCGTCGAGGCGCTGTGCCTGGCCGCGGTGGCCCGCGGCGACCTGCCGGCGGCGGCCCGGGTGCTGGGCGTGGCCGCGGCCAACCTCGTCGAACTGCTCGACATCGACCGGGTGCTGCTCGGCGGCCGCACCGTCCTGGCCCACCCGGAGGTGTTCCGGGACGGCGTGGCCCGGGTCCTGGCCGACCATGCGGCGCTGCGCGGCCGGCCGGGCGCGGCCTCCGGCGGCGGTCCCGGGGCCGCCGCCGCGATACCGGTGGCGCCGGCCCGCGGCGGCTCCCGCGCGGTCGCGGACGGCGCGGCGGAGCTGGTGCTGAAGGGGCTGTTCCGCTAG
- a CDS encoding Gfo/Idh/MocA family oxidoreductase produces the protein MSDPEAPGAPAATATRTAPFRVGLIGYGLAGSVFHAPLIAATDGLLLDTVSTGSPERQALARAEHPQVRTVATAQEVLDRAAAGDLDLIVLASPNKTHVPLATAALEAGAAVVVDKPLAATAAEAEQLAALADRRGLLLSVFQNRRWDNDFRTVRQLLADGALGAVQRFESRFERWRPQPKGGWRESGDPAELGGLLYDLGSHLVDQALTLFGPAASVYAESDVRRPGAEADDDTFLAVTHANGVRSHLWVSATAPLLGPRFRVLGDKAGYTKHGLDPQEAALREGRRPGDEDAEWGVEPRACWGRLGAGASPRMGGGDPVPTLPGDYPAYYAAIVRALRDGGEPPVTAAEAAAALRVLEAARTSAAEGRTVRIGDGA, from the coding sequence ATGAGCGACCCCGAAGCACCCGGCGCCCCCGCCGCGACCGCGACCCGCACCGCCCCCTTCCGCGTCGGCCTGATCGGTTACGGCCTGGCGGGCTCGGTCTTCCACGCCCCGCTGATCGCCGCCACCGACGGGCTGCTGCTCGACACCGTCTCGACCGGCAGCCCCGAGCGGCAGGCCCTGGCCCGCGCCGAGCACCCGCAGGTCCGCACGGTGGCCACCGCCCAGGAGGTCCTGGACCGGGCCGCCGCCGGCGACCTCGACCTGATCGTGCTGGCCTCGCCGAACAAGACGCACGTACCGCTCGCCACCGCCGCCCTGGAGGCCGGCGCCGCGGTCGTCGTCGACAAGCCGCTGGCCGCCACCGCCGCCGAGGCCGAACAGCTCGCCGCGCTCGCCGACCGCCGCGGCCTGCTGCTCTCGGTCTTCCAGAACCGCCGCTGGGACAACGACTTCCGCACCGTCCGCCAACTCCTCGCGGACGGCGCGCTCGGCGCGGTGCAGCGCTTCGAGTCCCGCTTCGAACGCTGGCGGCCGCAGCCCAAGGGCGGCTGGCGCGAGTCCGGCGACCCGGCCGAGCTGGGCGGACTCCTCTACGACCTCGGCAGCCACCTCGTCGACCAGGCGCTGACCCTCTTCGGCCCGGCGGCCTCGGTCTACGCCGAGTCCGACGTCCGCCGCCCGGGCGCCGAGGCCGACGACGACACCTTCCTCGCCGTCACCCATGCCAACGGCGTCCGCTCCCACCTCTGGGTGAGCGCCACCGCACCCCTGCTGGGCCCCCGCTTCCGGGTACTGGGCGACAAGGCCGGCTACACCAAGCACGGCCTGGACCCGCAGGAGGCGGCGCTGCGCGAGGGCCGGCGCCCGGGCGACGAGGACGCGGAGTGGGGCGTGGAACCGAGGGCCTGCTGGGGCCGGCTCGGCGCCGGGGCGTCCCCGCGGATGGGCGGCGGCGACCCGGTGCCGACGCTGCCGGGCGACTACCCCGCGTACTACGCCGCGATCGTCCGCGCCCTGCGGGACGGCGGCGAGCCGCCGGTGACCGCCGCCGAGGCCGCGGCCGCGCTGCGGGTCCTGGAGGCCGCCAGGACGTCGGCGGCCGAGGGCCGCACGGTCCGCATCGGGGACGGCGCATGA
- a CDS encoding heme-degrading domain-containing protein, whose protein sequence is MNAPAVEDEIRTLEAHERRLVFDAFGNEDAWELGSLLAGLARERGAAVTIGIRRGAQRLFHCALPGTSADNDAWIARKSAVVERYAESSFLVGARFRAKGRTFEESSHLDPDRFAAHGGAFPIRVRGTGVIGVIAVSGLPQAEDHALVVTALERFLAGPRPT, encoded by the coding sequence ATGAACGCCCCGGCCGTCGAGGACGAAATACGCACCCTGGAAGCGCACGAACGCCGCCTGGTCTTCGACGCGTTCGGCAACGAGGACGCCTGGGAACTGGGTTCGCTGCTGGCCGGACTGGCGCGGGAACGGGGCGCCGCGGTGACCATCGGCATCCGGCGCGGCGCCCAGCGACTCTTCCACTGCGCACTGCCGGGCACCTCCGCCGACAACGACGCCTGGATCGCCCGCAAGTCCGCCGTCGTCGAACGGTACGCGGAGTCGTCGTTCCTGGTCGGCGCCCGCTTCCGCGCCAAGGGCCGGACGTTCGAGGAGTCCTCCCACCTGGACCCGGACCGCTTCGCCGCGCACGGCGGGGCGTTCCCCATCCGGGTACGCGGCACGGGCGTCATCGGCGTGATCGCGGTCTCCGGCCTCCCCCAGGCCGAGGACCACGCACTGGTCGTGACTGCCCTCGAACGGTTCCTGGCGGGGCCGCGCCCCACGTAG
- a CDS encoding fumarylacetoacetate hydrolase family protein — protein sequence MKLLRVGPVGAERPALLDGTGVLRDLSGLVTDIDGALLADDAALARIRAAAAAGDLPVLDGAGLRIGPPVARIGKVVCIGLNYHDHARETGAATPAEPIVFLKAPDTVVGPDDDVLIPRGSVKTDWEVELAVVIGRTVRYLENDEQARAAVAGYAVAHDVSERAFQIERGGQWDKGKNCETFNPLGPWLVTADEVPDPQALGIRLWVNGELRQDGSTAEQIFPVAEVVRYVSQFMTLYPGDVINTGTPAGVAMGQPDPKPYLRAGDVVELEIDGLGRQSQALRLA from the coding sequence ATGAAGCTGCTGCGTGTCGGACCGGTGGGGGCGGAACGCCCGGCGCTGCTCGACGGGACCGGTGTGCTGCGGGACCTGTCGGGCCTGGTCACGGACATCGACGGTGCACTGCTCGCGGACGACGCGGCACTCGCCCGGATCCGGGCCGCCGCGGCCGCCGGCGACCTGCCCGTACTGGACGGCGCCGGGCTCCGCATCGGACCGCCGGTCGCCCGGATCGGCAAGGTCGTGTGCATCGGGCTGAACTACCACGACCACGCCCGGGAGACCGGGGCCGCCACCCCCGCGGAGCCGATCGTCTTCCTGAAGGCCCCGGACACCGTCGTCGGCCCCGACGACGACGTGCTCATCCCGCGCGGCAGCGTCAAGACCGACTGGGAGGTCGAGCTGGCGGTGGTCATCGGCCGTACCGTCCGCTATCTGGAGAACGACGAGCAGGCGCGGGCGGCGGTGGCCGGTTACGCGGTGGCGCACGACGTGTCCGAGCGCGCCTTCCAGATCGAGCGCGGCGGCCAGTGGGACAAGGGCAAGAACTGCGAGACGTTCAACCCGCTGGGCCCGTGGCTGGTGACCGCCGACGAGGTACCGGACCCGCAGGCACTGGGCATCCGGCTGTGGGTCAACGGCGAGCTGAGACAGGACGGCTCGACCGCCGAGCAGATCTTCCCGGTGGCCGAAGTGGTCCGCTACGTGAGCCAGTTCATGACCCTCTACCCGGGCGACGTGATCAACACCGGCACCCCGGCGGGAGTGGCGATGGGCCAACCCGACCCCAAGCCGTATCTTCGGGCCGGCGATGTGGTGGAACTGGAGATCGACGGGTTGGGGCGCCAAAGCCAGGCGCTGCGCTTGGCTTGA
- a CDS encoding YidC/Oxa1 family membrane protein insertase, translated as MSVFDILGAALARGAQLIEPLFGAAATAAAIVLFTLGVRAALHPLARAAARGEKARAALAPQIAALQRKHGGDRERLQQAMSDLYAKSGSSPLAGCLPSLLQIPVFFVMYHLFSTGGGTLLNHTLLGAPLGGTWRRALADGGPTGPQSLVYLALFALIAAVATWNYRRARAAAAAAPTPAASTTAPGLGALGKLMPLLSFGTLITVAVVPLAAGLYLVTSTTWTACERALLHRTRKPANADAPAADDKATGTRKPVTSTTGQPRPQPDSTPAAPSPAPRAVRRGGAKSRAARQQAARARANAAARRRPDGAPVVTTPQ; from the coding sequence ATGTCCGTTTTCGACATCCTCGGCGCGGCGCTGGCGCGCGGTGCCCAGCTCATCGAACCGCTCTTCGGCGCCGCGGCCACCGCCGCCGCCATCGTCCTGTTCACCCTCGGCGTCCGCGCCGCCCTGCATCCGCTCGCCCGCGCGGCGGCCCGCGGCGAGAAGGCCCGCGCCGCCCTCGCCCCCCAGATCGCCGCCCTCCAGCGCAAACACGGCGGCGACCGGGAGCGCCTCCAGCAGGCGATGAGCGACCTCTACGCCAAGAGCGGCTCCTCGCCGCTGGCCGGCTGCCTGCCGAGCCTGCTCCAGATCCCGGTCTTCTTCGTGATGTACCACCTCTTCTCCACCGGCGGCGGCACCCTGCTGAACCACACCCTGCTGGGCGCGCCGCTCGGCGGCACCTGGCGCCGGGCCCTCGCCGACGGCGGACCGACCGGCCCTCAGAGCCTGGTCTACCTCGCGCTGTTCGCCCTGATCGCGGCGGTCGCCACCTGGAACTACCGCCGCGCCCGGGCCGCGGCGGCCGCCGCCCCGACCCCCGCCGCGTCCACCACGGCCCCGGGCCTGGGCGCACTCGGCAAGCTGATGCCGCTGCTGTCCTTCGGCACGCTGATCACGGTCGCGGTGGTCCCGCTGGCGGCCGGCCTCTACCTGGTGACGAGCACGACCTGGACGGCCTGCGAGCGCGCCCTCCTCCACCGCACCCGGAAGCCGGCGAACGCCGATGCCCCGGCAGCGGACGACAAGGCCACCGGCACCCGCAAGCCGGTGACGAGCACCACCGGGCAGCCGCGGCCGCAGCCCGACTCGACCCCCGCTGCCCCCTCCCCGGCGCCGCGGGCGGTGCGGCGGGGCGGCGCCAAGTCCCGGGCCGCGCGGCAGCAGGCGGCCCGGGCCAGGGCCAATGCCGCCGCGCGCCGACGGCCCGACGGCGCCCCGGTCGTCACTACCCCTCAGTAA
- a CDS encoding DUF6412 domain-containing protein, whose protein sequence is MYRIVDAWRLYTGALFFLLAGLLLAQSGLTTSLAAAATTAAVLLLCSALALAATARPVPPGRIRTAIRDRERRTAFLPQRDPDAAGRPRPRAPGRALPAAA, encoded by the coding sequence ATGTACCGCATCGTCGATGCCTGGCGGCTCTACACCGGCGCGCTGTTCTTCCTGCTCGCCGGACTCCTGCTCGCCCAGAGCGGGCTGACGACGTCCCTCGCCGCCGCCGCGACCACCGCCGCGGTGCTGCTGCTGTGCAGCGCCCTCGCCCTGGCCGCCACCGCCCGCCCGGTTCCACCGGGCCGCATACGCACGGCCATCCGCGACCGCGAGCGCCGTACGGCCTTCCTTCCGCAACGCGACCCCGACGCCGCCGGCCGCCCGCGCCCGCGAGCACCGGGCCGGGCCCTCCCGGCGGCCGCGTAG
- a CDS encoding sodium:solute symporter: MNAAVATAVFAAFMLLTVVLGLLAVRGRTAGGGLTEWSVGGRSLGAVFIWVLMAGESYTSFSYLGAAGWGYNFGAPVLYVVAYMSCGYAVGYVVGPMLWAYARRHGLVGITDIVAHRYRRPWLGAAVAVLATVCLLPYIQLQITGMGVVVSTLSYGTISLDWAYFIGFAVTTGFVVVSGLRGSAWVSVLKDILVVVTLGFLAVYVPLHYFGGYGPFLDRVVAEKPQWLTFPGHASNGLGQTWFVTTTVINSLTVVIFPTTVAGYLGARNADALRRNAMYLPFYNVLLFVPMLLGLAALFVVPGLTGADSNLALFKLVVDSLPAWAVGVIGAAAALSSIVPMAVFMLVIGTMWGRSVLGAVPRLASRQKLWSQVVVVVAGALALMLTYTAPTTLVRLSLISYEGMAQLVPMLLLGLLWRRLTMYAAVSGLAAGFTVVCVLVFGGHDPVWGVNAGIVGLAVNVVVALAVTWLGSRERGDDRPDAEVLALDDEFPRAGEAAGAGAAEAHDTR; the protein is encoded by the coding sequence GTGAACGCCGCCGTCGCCACCGCGGTCTTCGCCGCGTTCATGCTGCTGACCGTCGTCCTGGGGCTGCTCGCGGTCCGCGGGCGGACGGCCGGCGGAGGGCTCACCGAGTGGTCGGTGGGCGGGCGGAGCCTGGGCGCCGTCTTCATCTGGGTGCTGATGGCCGGCGAGAGCTACACCAGCTTCAGCTACCTCGGCGCGGCCGGCTGGGGCTACAACTTCGGCGCCCCGGTGCTCTACGTCGTGGCCTACATGTCCTGCGGCTACGCCGTCGGCTATGTCGTCGGCCCGATGCTGTGGGCCTACGCCCGCCGGCACGGCCTGGTCGGCATCACCGACATCGTCGCCCACCGCTACCGCCGGCCCTGGCTCGGCGCCGCCGTCGCCGTCCTCGCCACTGTCTGCCTGCTGCCCTACATCCAGCTCCAGATCACCGGCATGGGCGTGGTCGTCTCGACCCTCTCCTACGGCACGATCAGCCTCGACTGGGCCTATTTCATCGGCTTCGCGGTGACCACCGGCTTCGTCGTCGTCAGCGGACTGCGCGGCAGCGCCTGGGTGTCGGTCCTCAAGGACATCCTGGTCGTCGTCACCCTCGGCTTCCTCGCGGTGTACGTCCCGCTGCACTACTTCGGCGGCTACGGACCCTTCCTGGACCGCGTCGTCGCCGAGAAGCCGCAGTGGCTGACCTTCCCCGGCCACGCCTCCAACGGCCTGGGCCAGACATGGTTCGTCACCACCACCGTGATCAACTCCCTGACGGTGGTGATCTTCCCGACGACGGTGGCCGGCTACCTGGGCGCCCGCAACGCCGACGCCCTGCGCCGCAACGCGATGTATCTGCCCTTCTACAACGTCCTGTTGTTCGTGCCGATGCTGCTGGGGCTGGCGGCGCTGTTCGTCGTGCCGGGTCTGACCGGCGCCGATTCCAACCTCGCACTGTTCAAGCTCGTCGTGGACTCCCTGCCGGCCTGGGCGGTCGGTGTGATCGGGGCGGCCGCGGCGCTCTCCTCGATCGTGCCGATGGCGGTCTTCATGCTGGTCATCGGCACGATGTGGGGGCGGAGCGTGCTCGGCGCGGTGCCGCGCCTGGCGTCCCGCCAGAAACTCTGGTCGCAGGTGGTCGTGGTGGTCGCCGGGGCCCTCGCGCTGATGCTCACCTACACCGCGCCCACCACCCTCGTCCGGCTCTCCCTGATCTCCTACGAGGGCATGGCCCAGCTGGTGCCGATGCTCCTCCTGGGGCTGCTGTGGCGGCGGTTGACGATGTACGCGGCGGTGAGCGGTCTGGCGGCGGGCTTCACCGTGGTGTGCGTCCTGGTCTTCGGCGGCCACGATCCCGTCTGGGGCGTGAACGCCGGCATCGTCGGGCTCGCGGTGAACGTCGTGGTGGCCCTGGCGGTCACCTGGCTCGGCTCGCGTGAACGCGGCGACGACCGCCCGGACGCCGAAGTGCTGGCGCTGGACGACGAGTTCCCTCGGGCCGGGGAGGCGGCCGGGGCCGGGGCGGCGGAGGCGCACGACACCCGGTGA
- a CDS encoding DUF3311 domain-containing protein, translated as MQTQSPPPGSRRRSALLWLLLPYVLFLLVLPAVNRVTPTVLGLPLLFFWMLLAILLTPVSVWLARRGDLRRGHGRDGGGTTGGCP; from the coding sequence GTGCAAACCCAGTCACCGCCCCCGGGGTCCCGAAGGCGCAGCGCGCTGCTCTGGCTGCTGTTGCCCTACGTGCTGTTCCTGCTCGTGCTGCCGGCCGTCAACCGCGTCACCCCGACCGTGCTCGGCCTGCCGTTGCTCTTCTTCTGGATGCTGCTCGCGATCCTGCTGACCCCGGTGTCGGTGTGGCTGGCGCGCCGTGGCGACCTCCGGCGCGGCCACGGCCGGGACGGCGGCGGAACGACCGGGGGGTGCCCGTGA